A genomic region of Vitreimonas flagellata contains the following coding sequences:
- the serS gene encoding serine--tRNA ligase → MHDIRAIRENAALYDAAWARRGLAPQAQKIIDIDAKLRTASTAKQEAEAQRNASSKAIGQAKAQKNEAEAEKLMTQVAALKQRIEVSGVEEAKLSKQRDDLLASLPNLPDPQVPDGADEHGNVEVRRWYKTDGAEPPALDLTADHVTLGENLGMMDFEAAARLSGARFVALKGPLARLERALAAFMLDKHTTQNGFTEVAPPLLVKDHVMFGTGQLPKFVDDQFTAARTVSREELLFEALDRFDDEFAKRGGQAKPTEVMKELLEVAPTREDFWLIPTSEVALTNLVREQILAEDTLPTRMTADTPCFRAEAGAAGRDTRGMIRMHQFRKVELVTISTPEQSHEEHEHMVRCAEDILKALELPFRTMLLCSGDMGFSAKKTYDLEVWLPSQGKYREISSCSNCGDFQARRMNARFRNKEGRTEFVHTLNGSGLAVGRTLVAVLENYQNADGSITVPKALVPYMGGLERISL, encoded by the coding sequence ATGCACGATATTCGAGCCATCCGCGAAAACGCCGCTCTTTACGACGCCGCCTGGGCGCGTCGGGGCCTTGCGCCGCAAGCGCAGAAGATCATCGACATCGACGCCAAGCTGCGCACCGCCTCCACGGCAAAGCAGGAAGCCGAGGCGCAGCGCAATGCGTCGTCCAAGGCGATCGGCCAAGCCAAGGCGCAGAAGAATGAGGCGGAAGCCGAAAAGCTGATGACGCAGGTCGCGGCGCTGAAGCAACGCATCGAGGTAAGTGGCGTTGAGGAAGCGAAGCTTTCGAAGCAGCGCGACGATCTGTTGGCTTCGCTACCGAACTTGCCGGACCCCCAAGTGCCGGACGGCGCCGACGAGCACGGCAATGTCGAAGTGCGCCGCTGGTACAAGACGGACGGGGCCGAGCCGCCCGCGCTCGATCTGACGGCCGATCACGTCACGCTCGGCGAAAATCTCGGCATGATGGATTTCGAAGCGGCGGCGCGTCTCTCGGGCGCGCGCTTCGTGGCGCTAAAAGGTCCGCTCGCACGGCTTGAGCGCGCGCTCGCGGCGTTCATGCTCGATAAGCACACGACGCAAAATGGGTTCACTGAAGTAGCGCCGCCGCTTCTGGTGAAAGACCATGTGATGTTCGGCACGGGCCAATTGCCGAAATTCGTCGACGATCAATTTACCGCCGCGCGCACGGTGAGCCGCGAAGAATTGTTGTTCGAGGCGCTCGATCGCTTCGACGATGAATTCGCCAAGCGCGGTGGGCAAGCTAAGCCGACAGAGGTGATGAAGGAGCTGCTGGAAGTCGCGCCCACGCGCGAGGATTTCTGGCTGATCCCAACCTCGGAAGTGGCGCTGACCAATCTGGTGCGCGAACAAATTTTGGCTGAAGACACATTGCCGACGCGCATGACGGCGGACACGCCGTGCTTCCGCGCCGAAGCGGGTGCGGCAGGCCGCGACACGCGCGGCATGATCCGCATGCACCAATTCCGCAAGGTCGAGCTCGTCACGATCTCGACGCCGGAGCAAAGCCATGAAGAACACGAGCACATGGTGCGCTGCGCGGAAGACATTCTGAAAGCGCTCGAATTGCCGTTCCGCACCATGTTGCTGTGCTCGGGCGACATGGGGTTCAGCGCGAAGAAAACGTACGATCTCGAAGTCTGGCTGCCGAGCCAAGGCAAGTATCGCGAGATCAGCTCGTGCTCGAATTGCGGCGACTTCCAAGCGCGCCGCATGAACGCGCGCTTCCGCAACAAGGAAGGCCGCACCGAGTTTGTACATACGTTGAACGGCTCGGGCCTCGCGGTGGGCCGTACGCTGGTGGCGGTGCTGGAGAATTACCAAAACGCCGACGGCTCGATCACAGTGCCGAAGGCGCTCGTGCCGTACATGGGCGGGCTGGAGCGGATTTCCCTCTAG
- the tatC gene encoding twin-arginine translocase subunit TatC, with amino-acid sequence MTAAQSDDDEVEASRAPLMDHLMELRDRLVRSIAAVVVGFIVCFIFVDPLFMFLAQPFQTAMAVAHPERAGEAIELINTGAFGFFSVKMQIALFGGIVLAFPVVAWQVYAFIAPGLYKRERMAVAPFMIASPVMFALGAAFVFYVAMPFALNFALTQEVTDGPVRVTYLPKVEEYMGLVTTLVLAFGLMFQLPVVLSLLGKVGIVSSKLLQQGRRYAIVGIAAFSALVTPNDVISMFVMAVPVYLLYEISIWIVAAMERTRAKEEAGTAVTPPAP; translated from the coding sequence GTGACCGCTGCTCAATCCGACGACGATGAAGTCGAGGCGTCTCGCGCGCCTTTGATGGATCATTTGATGGAGCTGCGCGACCGGCTTGTACGGTCGATTGCGGCTGTCGTCGTGGGCTTCATCGTCTGCTTCATTTTCGTCGACCCGTTGTTCATGTTTCTTGCGCAGCCGTTTCAGACGGCAATGGCGGTGGCGCATCCCGAGCGCGCGGGCGAGGCGATTGAGCTGATCAACACGGGCGCGTTCGGCTTCTTCTCGGTAAAGATGCAGATCGCATTGTTCGGCGGCATCGTGCTCGCGTTCCCGGTGGTGGCTTGGCAAGTGTATGCCTTCATAGCGCCCGGACTTTACAAACGCGAACGCATGGCGGTGGCGCCCTTTATGATCGCGTCGCCCGTGATGTTCGCGCTGGGCGCCGCGTTCGTGTTCTACGTCGCGATGCCGTTCGCGCTGAATTTCGCGCTGACTCAGGAAGTCACCGACGGCCCGGTGCGGGTGACGTATCTGCCTAAGGTCGAAGAATATATGGGCCTGGTGACGACGCTGGTTCTGGCGTTCGGGCTCATGTTCCAGCTGCCGGTGGTGCTCTCGTTGCTGGGCAAGGTTGGCATCGTTTCAAGCAAGCTGCTCCAGCAGGGCCGCCGTTACGCCATCGTCGGCATCGCCGCTTTCTCGGCGCTGGTCACGCCCAATGACGTGATCTCGATGTTCGTCATGGCCGTGCCGGTTTACCTGCTCTACGAAATCTCGATCTGGATCGTGGCGGCGATGGAGCGGACGCGCGCCAAGGAAGAGGCCGGGACAGCGGTTACGCCGCCGGCCCCGTAG
- the tatB gene encoding Sec-independent protein translocase protein TatB, with the protein MLPSLGFNEIIILGILALVVVGPKDLPLLFRKLGKWTAKLRGMAQEFRTGFDELARQAELDELKREVDALRRTTSLQEINRELTRPLPTLEDYAGVASPPKQLEAPTTTASPGRGPSAAPVDRAAAPEAANASGDAAAPLAEEIKPAPIARSAP; encoded by the coding sequence ATGCTTCCGAGCCTCGGCTTCAACGAGATCATCATTCTCGGCATCCTCGCCCTTGTGGTCGTGGGGCCGAAAGATTTGCCGTTGCTGTTTCGCAAGCTTGGCAAGTGGACCGCGAAACTGCGCGGCATGGCGCAGGAGTTTCGTACCGGGTTCGATGAACTGGCGCGCCAGGCCGAGTTGGATGAGCTGAAGCGCGAAGTTGATGCGCTGCGTCGCACAACGTCGCTGCAAGAGATCAATCGCGAACTGACCAGGCCGTTGCCGACGCTTGAGGATTACGCGGGCGTCGCGTCGCCGCCGAAGCAGCTTGAAGCGCCGACGACAACGGCGTCGCCAGGGCGCGGGCCGAGCGCTGCGCCTGTTGATCGCGCTGCAGCGCCGGAAGCCGCGAACGCGAGTGGTGATGCGGCAGCGCCGCTCGCCGAGGAAATCAAGCCTGCGCCGATCGCGCGGAGCGCGCCGTGA
- a CDS encoding twin-arginine translocase TatA/TatE family subunit has protein sequence MPGLIPLLIVLGLAFLLFSRPGRISGLMEDLGKGIKGFRKGLTEPEQTPANPEAPPAQVRDQNSDRAQ, from the coding sequence ATGCCAGGGCTGATTCCGCTCCTGATCGTGCTGGGGTTGGCGTTCCTGCTGTTCAGCCGTCCGGGCCGCATCTCGGGCCTCATGGAAGATCTGGGCAAGGGCATCAAAGGCTTCCGCAAGGGGCTGACAGAGCCCGAGCAAACGCCGGCGAATCCCGAAGCGCCGCCGGCCCAAGTCCGCGACCAGAATTCCGACCGCGCGCAATAA
- a CDS encoding DUF7010 family protein, whose product MNDLHAAQADMRRGYLSGAGGILASSLAWAAAAGTAIFVSPAQSVWVLFIGGMLIHPVGLVICKLLGASGGNAKANPLGGLAGATTFWLIFSLPLVYVAHLQRMEWFFPAMLLVIGGRYLTFATIYGMRFYWVLGLTLAGAAMALVFLKANAQVGAIAGSATEFGFAIAAFMLHARWQKAQTAG is encoded by the coding sequence ATGAACGATCTGCACGCAGCACAAGCCGACATGCGGCGCGGCTATTTGAGCGGCGCGGGCGGAATTCTCGCGTCGTCATTGGCATGGGCCGCGGCCGCGGGCACGGCAATTTTCGTGTCACCCGCGCAATCGGTGTGGGTGCTCTTCATCGGCGGCATGCTCATTCATCCCGTCGGGCTCGTGATCTGCAAATTGCTCGGTGCAAGCGGCGGCAACGCCAAAGCCAACCCGCTCGGCGGGTTGGCTGGCGCGACCACCTTCTGGCTGATCTTCAGCCTGCCGTTGGTCTACGTCGCGCATCTCCAGCGCATGGAATGGTTCTTCCCGGCCATGCTGCTGGTCATCGGCGGACGCTATTTAACCTTCGCGACCATCTACGGCATGCGCTTCTATTGGGTGCTTGGGCTCACACTTGCCGGCGCAGCGATGGCGCTCGTCTTCCTGAAGGCGAACGCGCAAGTGGGTGCGATCGCAGGCAGCGCCACCGAGTTTGGATTTGCGATCGCCGCCTTCATGCTGCACGCGCGCTGGCAGAAAGCGCAAACCGCAGGCTAG
- the scpB gene encoding SMC-Scp complex subunit ScpB has protein sequence MSAENDPPLADAMRRIEDAFVEGGEGRVRAEPSQDAIRAAEALLFAGGEPISAKDLGAKLGPAVDVAAVLMKLKADYAERGVQLVETGAGWRFQSAPDLAGLFTETREAPKRLPKAAMETLAVIAYHQPVTRAEIEEIRGVSLSRGSMELLLEIGWIRPRGRRRTPGRPLTFGTTDVFLGQFGLASLDALPGKDDLKSLGLLDPRAASVIDVPRPSEDLESDEEPLSEGDDAASFFVDHMEEGE, from the coding sequence GTGAGCGCTGAGAACGATCCCCCGCTCGCCGACGCTATGCGCCGGATCGAGGACGCCTTCGTTGAGGGTGGCGAGGGCCGCGTGCGCGCTGAGCCGTCACAGGATGCGATCCGCGCCGCTGAGGCGCTGTTGTTCGCCGGCGGCGAGCCGATCTCGGCCAAGGATTTGGGCGCAAAGCTGGGGCCGGCGGTGGACGTCGCTGCCGTGCTCATGAAGCTGAAAGCTGATTATGCCGAGCGCGGCGTGCAGCTGGTGGAGACCGGGGCCGGGTGGCGGTTCCAATCCGCGCCCGATTTGGCTGGCCTCTTTACCGAGACCCGCGAGGCGCCGAAGCGGTTGCCCAAGGCGGCGATGGAAACGCTTGCGGTTATTGCCTACCACCAGCCGGTGACGCGGGCGGAAATTGAGGAAATTCGAGGGGTTAGCCTGTCGCGCGGCTCGATGGAGCTGCTGCTGGAGATCGGTTGGATTCGCCCGCGCGGGCGCCGCCGCACGCCCGGCAGGCCGCTGACCTTTGGGACGACGGACGTATTCCTAGGTCAATTCGGTCTGGCCTCGCTTGACGCTCTGCCGGGCAAGGACGATCTCAAGAGTCTGGGTCTGCTCGACCCGCGCGCAGCGTCGGTGATTGACGTGCCGCGTCCGAGCGAGGACTTGGAGAGTGACGAAGAACCGCTGTCGGAAGGTGACGACGCGGCAAGCTTTTTCGTGGATCATATGGAAGAGGGCGAATAA